The following are encoded together in the Nocardioides okcheonensis genome:
- a CDS encoding threonine/serine dehydratase, producing the protein MSDLPHPVTRDDVLEARERIAGRVRHTPLLAPVAGDEAWLKLEHLQLCGVFKIRGAFNRQLAGLERGEIGDAGIVVASGGNAGLAQAFAARGLGVRATVFVPETAPAVKVARIESYGAEVRRAGREYAEAHAAAVAFGEAEGAAFAHAYDQPDVVAGAGTLAEEVLADEPGIDTIVVAVGGGGLYAGVAAAARGRARVVAVEPVLIPTLHRAIAAGRPVDVEVSGVAADSLGARRAGGFAVAAALAEAPVSVLVDEDAIVEARLRLWQELRIASEHGAATAYAALLSGAYSPAPGERVAVVVCGANTDPATL; encoded by the coding sequence GTGAGCGACCTCCCCCACCCCGTGACCCGCGACGACGTGCTCGAGGCCCGGGAGCGGATCGCCGGCCGGGTCCGGCACACGCCCCTCCTCGCGCCGGTGGCCGGCGACGAGGCCTGGCTCAAGCTCGAGCACCTCCAGCTCTGCGGCGTGTTCAAGATCCGCGGCGCGTTCAACCGCCAGCTCGCCGGCCTCGAGCGGGGCGAGATCGGCGACGCGGGCATCGTCGTGGCGTCGGGCGGCAACGCGGGCCTCGCCCAGGCGTTCGCGGCGCGCGGGCTCGGCGTCCGCGCGACGGTCTTCGTGCCCGAGACCGCGCCGGCGGTCAAGGTCGCCCGGATCGAGTCCTACGGCGCCGAGGTCCGGCGCGCCGGCCGGGAGTACGCCGAGGCCCACGCCGCCGCGGTCGCGTTCGGCGAGGCCGAGGGCGCGGCGTTCGCGCACGCCTACGACCAGCCCGACGTGGTCGCGGGCGCCGGCACACTGGCCGAGGAGGTGCTGGCCGACGAGCCCGGCATCGACACGATCGTCGTCGCGGTCGGCGGGGGCGGGCTCTACGCCGGCGTCGCGGCGGCCGCGCGCGGGCGGGCCCGGGTCGTGGCGGTGGAGCCGGTCCTGATCCCGACCCTCCACCGCGCGATCGCGGCCGGTCGGCCCGTCGACGTCGAGGTCTCCGGGGTCGCCGCCGACTCCCTCGGCGCCCGGCGCGCGGGCGGGTTCGCGGTCGCGGCGGCGCTGGCCGAGGCGCCCGTCTCGGTGCTGGTCGACGAGGACGCGATCGTCGAGGCACGCCTGCGGCTGTGGCAGGAGCTCCGGATCGCCTCCGAGCACGGTGCGGCGACGGCGTACGCCGCCCTGCTCTCGGGTGCCTACTCCCCCGCCCCCGGGGAGCGGGTCGCGGTCGTCGTCTGCGGGGCCAACACGGACCCGGCGACGCTGTAG
- a CDS encoding BLUF domain-containing protein, translating into MPISITYLSSATGTWTPAALEDLLEQCRTNNAADGVTGVLLYAGGSFVQTLEGPAEAVDAVMAKVRQDPRHRDVDVLRRGEVAERSFADWSMGFRQVPEQRLHEVPGFTDYLRTGHVESAVARDDAVATIHRLFRDQMRDPLAPGAGPAD; encoded by the coding sequence TTGCCGATCTCGATCACCTACCTCAGCTCTGCGACCGGCACCTGGACGCCCGCGGCGCTCGAGGACCTCCTCGAGCAGTGCCGGACCAACAATGCCGCCGACGGTGTCACCGGCGTGCTCCTCTACGCCGGTGGGAGCTTCGTCCAGACCCTCGAGGGTCCGGCCGAGGCCGTGGACGCGGTGATGGCGAAGGTGCGGCAGGACCCCCGGCACAGGGACGTCGACGTGCTGCGCCGCGGCGAGGTCGCCGAGCGGTCCTTCGCCGACTGGTCGATGGGGTTCCGGCAGGTGCCCGAGCAGCGGTTGCACGAGGTCCCCGGGTTCACCGACTACCTCCGCACCGGCCACGTGGAGAGCGCCGTCGCCCGCGACGACGCCGTGGCGACGATCCACCGCCTGTTCCGCGACCAGATGCGCGACCCGCTCGCACCCGGGGCAGGTCCGGCGGACTAG
- a CDS encoding carboxypeptidase-like regulatory domain-containing protein — MTLPRALSDHLRVGVACAVLVSGGAALTGCGSEGGPTQLHVDSFVSTCATDSDDCDGRPAEGADVEVRRGVSTVVASGRLDDDGRIAFDLDPGEYTVVVSMGDLHTEPSSVMLSDGQTMSLTMPLPQATGSTDASTSP; from the coding sequence GTGACCCTCCCTCGCGCCTTGTCGGACCATCTCCGCGTCGGCGTGGCCTGCGCCGTGCTCGTGTCGGGCGGTGCCGCCCTGACCGGCTGCGGAAGCGAGGGCGGACCGACGCAGCTCCACGTCGACAGCTTCGTGTCGACGTGCGCGACCGACTCCGACGACTGCGACGGTCGCCCCGCCGAGGGCGCGGACGTCGAGGTTCGTCGGGGCGTGTCCACCGTGGTCGCGTCCGGACGGCTCGACGACGACGGGCGCATCGCGTTCGACCTCGACCCGGGCGAGTACACCGTCGTGGTGTCGATGGGCGACCTGCACACCGAACCGTCGAGCGTGATGTTGTCGGACGGCCAGACCATGTCGCTCACCATGCCGTTGCCCCAGGCCACCGGATCGACCGACGCGAGCACCTCCCCCTGA